A genomic segment from Castor canadensis chromosome 1, mCasCan1.hap1v2, whole genome shotgun sequence encodes:
- the Lgr4 gene encoding leucine-rich repeat-containing G-protein coupled receptor 4 isoform X2 has product MNNITQLPEDAFKNFPFLEELQLAGNDLSFIHPKALSGLKELKLLTLQNNQLKTVPSEAIRGLSALQSLRLDANHITSVPEDSFEGLVQLRHLWLDDNSLTEVPVHPLSNLPTLQALTLALNKISSIPDFAFTNLSSLVVLHLHNNKIKSLSQHCFDGLDNLETLDLNYNNLEEFPQAIKALPSLKELGFHSNSISVIPDGAFSGNPLLRTIHLYDNPLSFVGNSAFHNLSDLHSLVIRGASMVQWFPNLTGTVHLESLTLTGTKISSIPDNLCREQKMLRTLDLSYNNIRDLPSFNGCHALEEISLQRNQIYEIKENTFQGLASLRILDLSRNLIHEIHSRAFAKLGPITNLDVSFNKLTAFPTEGLNGLNQLKLVGNFKLKEALAAKDFGNLRSLSVPYAYQCCAFWGCDSYANLNTEDNILQDHSVTKDKGTGDAANVTGNAENEEHSQIIIHCTPSTGAFKPCEYLLGSWMIRLTVWFIFLVALFFNLLVILTTFASCTSLPSSKLFIGLISVSNLFMGIYTGILTFLDAVSWGRFAEFGIWWETGSGCKVAGFLAVFSSESAIFLLTLAAVERNLSAKDIMKNGKSSHLKRFRTAALFAFLGAAVAGCSPLFHRGEYSASPLCLPFPTGETPSLGYTVTLVLLNSVAFLLMAIIYTKLYCNLEKEDLSENSQSSMIKHVAWLIFTNCIFFCPVAFFSFAPLITAISISPEIMKSVTLIFFPLPACLNPVLYVFFNPKFKEDWKLLKRRVTKKSGSVSVSISSQGGCVEQDFYYDCGMYSHLQGNLTVCDCCESFLLTKPVSCKHLIKSHSCPALAVASCQRPEGYWSDCGTQSAHSDYADEEDSFVSDSSDQVQACGRACFYQSRGFPLVRYAYNLPRVKD; this is encoded by the exons GCGTTTAGATGCCAACCATATTACCTCAGTCCCAGAGGACAGTTTTGAAGGGCTTGTTCAGTTACGGCACCTGTGGCTGGACGACAACAGCTTGACTGAGGTGCCCGTGCATCCCCTCAGCAACTTGCCTACTCTGCAGGCGCTGACCTTGGCGCTCAACAAAATCTCAAGCATTCCTGACTTCGCATTTACCAACCTTTCAAGCCTGGTGGTTCT GCATCttcacaacaataaaattaaaagcctAAGTCAACACTGTTTTGATGGACTAGATAACCTGGAGACCTT GGATTTGAATTATAATAACTTGGAGGAATTTCCTCAGGCTATTAAAGCCCTTCCTAGCCTAAAAGAGCT GGGATTTCATAGTAATTCTATTTCTGTTATCCCTGATGGAGCATTTAGTGGTAATCCACTCTTACGAACCAT acatTTGTATGATAATCCTCTATCTTTTGTGGGAAACTCAGCATTTCACAATCTATCTGATCTGCATTCCTT AGTCATTCGTGGTGCAAGCATGGTTCAGTGGTTCCCCAATCTGACTGGAACTGTCCATCTAGAGAGTCT GACCTTGACAGGTACAAAGATAAGCAGCATACCTGATAATTTGTGCCGAGAACAAAAGATGCTTAGGACTCT GGACTTATCTTACAACAATATAAGAGACCTTCCGAGTTTTAATGGTTGCCATGCTCTAGAAGAAAT TTCATTGCAACGTAATCAAATctatgaaataaaggaaaatactttTCAAGGCCTGGCATCCCTAAGGATTCT AGATTTGAGTAGAAATCTGATCCATGAAATTCACAGCAGAGCTTTTGCAAAGCTTGGGCCAATTACTAATCT AGATGTAAGTTTCAACAAATTAACTGCATTTCCTACGGAAGGCCTGAATGGGCTAAATCAACTGAAACTTGTAGGAAACTTCAAGCTGAAAGAAGCCTTAGCAGCAAAAGACTTTGGTAATCTCAG gtCTTTATCGGTACCATATGCTTATCAGTGCTGTGCATTTTGGGGTTGTGACTCGTATGCAAATTTAAACACAGAAGATAACATCCTCCAAGACCATAGTGTGACAAAAGACAAAG GTACTGGTGATGCAGCAAATGTCACaggcaatgctgaaaatgaagaaCATAGTCAAATAATTATCCATTGTACCCCCTCAACAG gtGCTTTTAAGCCCTGTGAATATTTACTGGGAAGCTGGATGATCCGTCTTACTGTGTGGTTCATTTTCTTGGTTGCACTATTTTTCAACCTACTTGTCATTTTAACAACATTTGCATCTTGTACATCACTGCCTTCCTCCAAATTGTTCATAGGCTTGATTTCTGTGTCTAACTTATTCATGGGAATCTATACGGGCATCCTAACTTTTCTCGATGCTGTGTCTTGGGGCAGATTCGCTGAATTTGGCATTTGGTGGGAGACGGGCAGTGGCTGCAAAGTAGCTGGATTTCTTGCAGTTTTCTCCTCAGAGAGTgccatatttttattaacattagCAGCTGTTGAAAGAAACTTATCTGCAAAAGATATAATGAAAAATGGGAAGAGCAGTCATCTCAAGCGGTTCCGGACTGCTGCCCTGTTTGCTTTCCTGGGTGCTGCAGTAGCAGGCTGTTCCCCTCTTTTCCACAGAGGGGAGTATTCTGCATCACCCTTGTGCTTGCCCTTTCCAACAGGAGAGACGCCATCATTGGGCTATACGGTAACCTTAGTGCTGTTAAACTCAGTAGCATTTTTATTAATGGCCATTATCTACACTAAACTTTACTGCAACTTGGAAAAAGAGGACCTCTCAGAAAACTCACAGTCTAGCATGATTAAGCATGTGGCTTGGCTAATCTTTACCAATTGCATCTTTTTCTGCCCTGTTGCGTTTTTCTCATTTGCACCATTGATCACTGCAATCTCAATCAGCCCTGAAATAATGAAGTCCGTTACTCTGATATTTTTCCCATTGCCTGCTTGCCTGAATCCGGTCCTGTATGTTTTCTTCAATCCAAAGTTTAAAGAAGACTGGAAGTTACTGAAGCGACGTGTTACCAAGAAAAGTGGATCGGTTTCGGTCTCCATCAGTAGCCAAGGAGGTTGTGTGGAACAGGATTTCTACTATGACTGTGGCATGTACTCTCACTTGCAGGGTAACCTGACTGTGTGTGACTGTTGTGAATCATTTCTTCTGACAAAACCAGTATCATGCAAACACTTAATAAAATCACACAGCTGCCCTGCATTGGCAGTGGCTTCTTGCCAAAGACCAGAGGGTTATTGGTCTGATTGTGGCACACAGTCGGCCCACTCGGACTATGCAGATGAAGAAGATTCCTTTGTCTCAGACAGTTCAGACCAGGTACAGGCCTGTGGAAGAGCCTGCTTCTATCAGAGCCGAGGATTTCCTTTGGTGCGCTATGCTTACAATCTACCAAGAGTTAAAGACTGA